In the Salinirubrum litoreum genome, one interval contains:
- a CDS encoding ornithine cyclodeaminase family protein has product MTETLFLTSGDVADLATPSEYVDAVREGYRQRGEGAPAEPRTKLFQSDPPGMLTGYSAILPDTGAMGGYMYAAGFADRDAHFVTPLFDADSGAPLAIVDGASMNPFKTGAAGAVAVDELARLDADSVAVIGSGAQARGQLRATATVRSLDTVWVYSPTKAHREAFAGEMNERLDASVAAVASSAAAVEDADIVITATNADDPVFDGDLLEPGTHVTAMGQYNPQKREVDDTTVQRATYVPDLRKRATQDAGAFLHALESGAVTEEHVHAELGEVVAGEAEGRTSDGEITLFDSGGTGIETVAGAYLLYEKARAAGIGQTLDFAPASEALTGE; this is encoded by the coding sequence CGGTTCGAGAGGGGTACCGTCAGCGTGGCGAGGGCGCGCCCGCAGAGCCACGGACGAAGCTGTTCCAGTCGGACCCGCCGGGGATGCTGACCGGCTACAGTGCGATCCTCCCGGACACCGGCGCGATGGGTGGATACATGTACGCGGCGGGGTTCGCCGACCGGGACGCTCACTTCGTCACGCCGCTGTTCGACGCCGACTCGGGGGCACCGCTGGCCATCGTCGACGGTGCGAGCATGAACCCCTTCAAGACCGGCGCGGCGGGTGCGGTCGCGGTGGACGAACTCGCCCGTCTCGACGCCGACTCGGTGGCCGTGATCGGCAGTGGCGCACAGGCACGCGGCCAACTCCGCGCCACGGCCACGGTCCGGAGCCTCGACACCGTGTGGGTCTACTCGCCGACGAAAGCGCACCGCGAGGCCTTCGCGGGCGAGATGAACGAGCGTCTCGACGCGAGTGTCGCGGCGGTCGCGTCCAGCGCGGCCGCCGTCGAGGACGCCGACATCGTGATCACGGCGACGAACGCCGACGATCCGGTGTTCGACGGCGACCTGCTCGAACCCGGCACGCACGTCACCGCGATGGGCCAGTACAACCCCCAGAAGCGCGAGGTCGACGACACCACGGTCCAGCGGGCGACCTACGTTCCGGACCTCCGGAAGCGTGCGACACAGGACGCCGGGGCGTTCCTCCACGCACTGGAGTCGGGTGCCGTCACCGAGGAGCACGTCCACGCGGAACTCGGCGAGGTCGTCGCCGGGGAGGCCGAGGGCCGAACCTCCGACGGGGAGATCACGCTGTTCGACAGTGGCGGGACCGGCATCGAGACGGTCGCCGGGGCGTACCTGCTCTACGAGAAAGCGAGAGCGGCCGGTATCGGCCAGACGCTCGACTTCGCGCCCGCGAGCGAGGCGCTGACCGGGGAGTAG
- a CDS encoding MOSC domain-containing protein, which yields MESRESVDAVEGGLRGDRYLTGSGYYSPYDVCQVTLIAAEGIETIRAEAGIDLTDGRHRRNLVVRGGDLRDLLDATFRVGGATLRGTRPRPPCVHVERVADEDGVARALGDGRGGICADVLEAGEISVGDGIEIVESDPRSVGRQIAERLGFGGE from the coding sequence ATGGAGTCCCGCGAGTCGGTCGACGCGGTGGAGGGTGGCCTGCGCGGCGACCGCTACCTCACGGGCAGCGGTTACTATTCGCCGTACGACGTGTGTCAGGTCACCCTGATCGCGGCCGAGGGGATCGAGACGATCCGCGCCGAGGCGGGCATCGACCTCACCGACGGCCGACACCGGCGGAATCTCGTCGTCCGGGGCGGCGACCTCCGGGACCTGCTGGACGCGACGTTCCGCGTCGGCGGCGCGACTCTGCGCGGGACGCGCCCCCGACCGCCCTGTGTCCACGTCGAACGTGTCGCAGACGAGGACGGCGTGGCCCGCGCACTCGGCGACGGACGCGGTGGGATCTGTGCGGACGTGCTGGAGGCTGGCGAGATATCGGTCGGCGACGGGATCGAGATCGTCGAGTCCGACCCCCGGAGCGTCGGTCGGCAGATCGCCGAGCGACTGGGATTCGGCGGGGAGTGA
- a CDS encoding transcriptional regulator has translation MSRVALVENVTAMLEDAGFLVSDRIAVRPKSFDLAARRGDDLLLLKILGNIDAFDAATGSEMRRLGTYLDATPMVIGLRTRDEDLKPDVVYFRHGVPVLSPDTALDLFVEGVPPLIYAAPGGLYVNIDGDLLSEVREESELSLGQLASELGVSRRTVSKYEDGMNASIEVAVKLEELFGRPFSSPVDVIDGAEAVRDADPMPEDPEADPDDEHVLGVLARAGFRVHPTSRAPFKAVSEDADSRADNVLTGHSAFTRSAEKRARLMSSIGNVTRTRSVYFVEERAKQESVEGTAIVSCEELAEIDDPDAVRDLLRERTEEPAES, from the coding sequence ATGTCACGGGTAGCGCTGGTCGAGAACGTCACGGCCATGCTCGAAGACGCGGGCTTCCTCGTCAGCGACCGCATCGCGGTCCGCCCCAAGAGCTTCGACCTCGCGGCCCGTCGCGGCGACGACCTCCTGCTGTTGAAGATTCTCGGCAACATCGACGCCTTCGACGCTGCGACGGGATCGGAGATGCGTCGACTCGGCACCTACCTCGACGCCACGCCGATGGTCATCGGTCTCCGGACGCGCGACGAGGACCTGAAGCCGGACGTGGTCTACTTCCGGCACGGCGTGCCGGTCCTCTCGCCGGACACCGCACTGGACCTGTTCGTCGAGGGCGTCCCGCCGCTGATCTACGCGGCACCCGGCGGTCTGTACGTCAACATCGACGGCGACCTGCTCTCGGAGGTCCGCGAGGAGAGCGAACTGAGTCTCGGGCAACTCGCGTCGGAACTCGGCGTCTCCCGGCGGACGGTCTCGAAGTACGAAGACGGGATGAACGCCTCCATCGAGGTGGCCGTCAAACTCGAAGAACTGTTCGGCAGGCCGTTCTCCAGTCCGGTCGACGTGATCGACGGGGCCGAGGCGGTTCGGGACGCCGACCCGATGCCGGAAGATCCCGAGGCCGACCCGGACGACGAACACGTGCTGGGTGTCCTCGCACGGGCCGGCTTCCGGGTCCACCCGACCTCGCGCGCCCCGTTCAAGGCCGTCAGCGAGGACGCCGACAGTCGGGCGGACAACGTCCTGACGGGTCACTCGGCGTTCACCCGGAGCGCCGAGAAGCGCGCGCGACTGATGTCCTCGATCGGGAACGTCACGCGCACGCGGTCGGTCTACTTCGTCGAGGAGCGCGCGAAACAGGAGTCGGTCGAGGGGACCGCCATCGTCTCCTGTGAGGAACTCGCGGAGATCGACGACCCCGACGCGGTGCGTGACCTCCTCAGAGAACGCACCGAAGAACCCGCAGAGAGCTAG
- a CDS encoding PrsW family intramembrane metalloprotease — translation MADRRDPIETASDGSQDLYDVATWEERTSLDGLATAIYRLGKFSLRWLTIALGFLLLLGIGGASAIFDPQIGVLTLLSAIPALGLAAYVWYSDATTGEPLTLLVGTFLLGVLTANFAAVINSYGQFVFGGLGGLGMILFFYIVVGPVEETVKLLAVRLYAYRKDSFNAVIDGAVYGAMAGLGFATIENALYITRNLDGATPELGLGIIGAGGGITAIRALAGPGHVVYSAFAGYYLGLAKFNSENAGPIVIKGLLIAAFIHATYNSLAGVGSTAIALIPGIPGGIVSFFLFVVLYQGFFGLILLRKFRRYRIAYDRAHESDARDEASLTAESTEFE, via the coding sequence ATGGCCGACAGACGCGACCCGATAGAGACCGCCTCGGACGGGTCGCAGGACCTCTACGACGTTGCCACGTGGGAGGAACGGACCTCGCTCGACGGACTCGCCACCGCCATCTACCGGCTGGGCAAGTTCTCACTCAGATGGCTCACCATCGCGCTCGGGTTCCTGTTGTTGCTCGGGATCGGTGGGGCGAGCGCCATCTTCGACCCCCAGATCGGCGTCCTGACGCTCCTCTCTGCCATCCCGGCGCTCGGACTGGCCGCGTACGTCTGGTACAGCGACGCGACCACCGGCGAACCGCTCACGCTCCTCGTCGGCACCTTCCTGCTCGGGGTCCTGACGGCGAACTTCGCCGCAGTGATCAACAGCTACGGCCAGTTCGTCTTCGGCGGCCTCGGCGGTCTCGGCATGATCCTCTTCTTCTACATCGTGGTCGGCCCGGTCGAGGAGACGGTCAAACTGCTCGCCGTCAGGCTCTACGCCTACCGGAAGGACAGTTTCAACGCGGTGATCGACGGAGCGGTGTACGGCGCGATGGCCGGTCTCGGCTTCGCAACCATCGAGAATGCGCTGTACATCACCCGGAACCTGGACGGCGCGACGCCCGAACTCGGCCTCGGGATCATCGGTGCCGGCGGCGGGATCACGGCCATCCGCGCGCTCGCGGGCCCGGGCCACGTCGTCTACTCGGCGTTCGCCGGCTACTACCTCGGCCTGGCGAAGTTCAACTCGGAGAACGCGGGCCCGATCGTCATCAAGGGCCTGCTGATCGCCGCGTTCATCCACGCGACCTACAACTCACTGGCCGGCGTCGGCTCCACCGCCATCGCGCTGATCCCCGGTATCCCCGGTGGGATCGTCTCCTTCTTCCTGTTCGTCGTGCTCTACCAGGGCTTCTTCGGCCTCATCCTGCTCCGGAAGTTCCGCCGCTACCGGATCGCCTACGACCGGGCCCACGAGTCGGACGCGAGAGACGAGGCGTCGCTGACGGCGGAATCGACCGAGTTCGAGTGA
- a CDS encoding DUF7532 family protein, which translates to MHFDSRTQQALRAVGLDRSDLREASKLVTAAVEADADDLRAFFDERETVYSDMEKAHSTSDVHEHTVKFFDCYTHGSDLRGYLRFDTWGVPVEDGRVLSDEKVELTLGPTVHDRVRFVTDPDLL; encoded by the coding sequence ATGCACTTCGACTCGCGGACACAGCAGGCGCTCCGGGCGGTCGGTCTCGACCGGAGCGACCTCAGGGAGGCCTCGAAACTCGTGACGGCGGCCGTCGAGGCGGACGCCGACGACCTGCGAGCGTTCTTCGACGAGAGAGAGACGGTCTACTCGGACATGGAGAAGGCCCACAGCACGAGCGACGTGCACGAGCACACGGTGAAGTTCTTCGACTGCTACACTCACGGCTCTGACCTGCGGGGCTACCTCCGGTTCGACACGTGGGGCGTCCCCGTCGAAGACGGGCGGGTGCTGTCCGACGAGAAGGTCGAACTGACCCTCGGGCCGACGGTCCACGACCGGGTGCGGTTCGTCACCGACCCGGATCTGTTATGA
- a CDS encoding DUF402 domain-containing protein, whose protein sequence is MSTSVRIRGIYTTALTELLLAEDYDVVQASPAIRRRFDADVAGGDHDVAVETTDDRQGVGVEGEPPAVAELTARLREVGIDTFAWDDPTPRAGVFDGRVTDTRGGGAVVDLGVGEGYLPFRNVDDRIESGDSVRAQVIDPAAPWSDDRPLLDTEIRAFAGLATLVPGQSGTTVDTYDDAAGRELAGMTDLLDADVPEGWGVRWSHSATEADMATLSAALTRASERARQLTEAGVGGTGDASGSDAVGASGAGGAQADDPRPVVTPGAGRWVWFGRASRFALDDLRRAVTTTMPGHHRTKAASTAASAGVDFAEALCDPTGEFPFGVVTDQFGPTEGDSVTIGHGKPDGRLIVLGTGEVTDRDADGTLSIRREMSPGGDYDALGVPRESGDVASTTFREGRWWYPTVYRDAEGTRKGTYVNICTPVECFPDTVRYVDLHVDVVKHRDGTVERVDDDELDASVAAGEVSTALAEKARSVASAVENAL, encoded by the coding sequence ATGAGTACCAGCGTCCGAATCAGAGGGATCTACACGACAGCGCTGACGGAACTGCTGCTCGCCGAGGACTACGACGTGGTGCAGGCCTCTCCGGCGATCCGCCGGCGGTTCGACGCCGACGTCGCGGGCGGCGACCACGACGTGGCGGTCGAGACCACCGACGACCGACAGGGCGTCGGCGTCGAGGGTGAACCGCCGGCGGTCGCGGAGTTGACAGCCCGACTCCGCGAGGTCGGGATCGACACCTTCGCGTGGGACGACCCGACGCCACGCGCCGGCGTCTTCGACGGCCGCGTGACCGACACACGGGGCGGCGGCGCGGTCGTGGACCTCGGCGTCGGCGAGGGCTACCTCCCCTTCCGGAACGTCGACGACCGGATCGAGTCCGGCGACTCGGTCCGGGCACAGGTGATCGACCCGGCCGCGCCGTGGAGCGACGACCGGCCGCTGCTCGACACCGAGATACGGGCCTTCGCGGGGTTGGCGACACTCGTGCCGGGCCAGTCGGGGACGACCGTCGACACGTACGACGACGCGGCCGGCCGCGAACTCGCCGGGATGACCGACCTGCTGGACGCCGACGTGCCGGAGGGCTGGGGCGTCCGGTGGAGTCACAGCGCGACCGAGGCTGACATGGCCACGCTCTCGGCGGCGCTGACGCGAGCCAGCGAGCGTGCCCGGCAGTTGACCGAGGCGGGTGTCGGTGGCACGGGAGACGCGAGCGGTTCGGACGCGGTCGGCGCGAGTGGTGCGGGTGGCGCGCAGGCCGACGACCCGAGACCGGTCGTCACGCCCGGTGCGGGGCGGTGGGTCTGGTTCGGTCGGGCGTCCCGATTCGCGCTCGACGACCTGCGCCGAGCGGTCACCACGACCATGCCGGGCCACCACCGGACGAAGGCGGCCTCGACCGCTGCCAGCGCGGGCGTGGACTTCGCTGAGGCGCTGTGTGACCCGACCGGCGAGTTCCCCTTCGGGGTCGTGACGGACCAGTTCGGCCCGACAGAGGGCGACTCGGTGACGATCGGTCACGGGAAGCCGGACGGGCGACTGATCGTCCTCGGAACCGGCGAGGTGACCGACCGTGACGCCGACGGCACCCTGTCGATCCGGCGGGAGATGTCCCCCGGCGGCGACTACGACGCGCTGGGCGTGCCCCGCGAATCCGGCGACGTGGCGTCGACGACCTTCCGGGAGGGTCGCTGGTGGTACCCGACGGTGTACCGCGATGCCGAGGGGACGCGGAAGGGGACCTACGTCAACATCTGCACGCCCGTCGAGTGTTTCCCGGACACCGTCCGCTACGTGGACCTGCACGTGGACGTGGTGAAACACCGCGACGGGACCGTCGAACGCGTGGACGACGACGAACTGGACGCGTCGGTCGCGGCCGGCGAGGTGTCTACGGCGCTGGCCGAGAAGGCACGGTCGGTGGCCTCGGCCGTCGAGAACGCCCTCTGA
- a CDS encoding RNA-binding protein, with amino-acid sequence MEVKSRHHLRSDGIDDIVDALSAGLGVDPDGDTYELVELTDTEFDLVLVDGEPLVLYVDDEPFLTVRGANEFPPQRGVVTVDAGAISFVSDGADVMRPGITEADPDIEAGDLVAIAEETHGKVLAIGRALVAGSEMVGDSGKVVESIHHVGDELYEFSV; translated from the coding sequence ATGGAAGTCAAGTCCCGACACCATCTCCGGAGCGACGGGATCGACGACATCGTCGACGCCCTGTCGGCCGGCCTCGGCGTCGACCCCGACGGCGACACCTACGAACTCGTGGAACTGACCGACACCGAGTTCGATCTGGTGCTCGTCGACGGCGAACCCCTCGTGTTGTACGTCGACGACGAGCCGTTTCTCACTGTCCGCGGCGCGAACGAGTTCCCCCCACAGCGCGGCGTCGTCACGGTCGACGCCGGTGCCATCTCGTTCGTCTCGGACGGTGCCGACGTGATGCGGCCGGGCATCACCGAGGCCGACCCGGACATCGAGGCGGGCGACCTCGTCGCCATCGCCGAGGAGACCCACGGGAAGGTGCTGGCAATCGGCCGGGCGTTGGTGGCCGGGAGCGAGATGGTCGGTGACTCGGGGAAGGTCGTCGAATCCATCCACCACGTCGGCGACGAACTGTACGAGTTCTCGGTGTAG
- a CDS encoding DUF7562 family protein, whose amino-acid sequence MWRSRTNRDRKAVVCIACGTDVLRSEAREYDKHGDRWDRHGKEFEHLCKPCYRELCHQPRDELESLLVGIETDGQSRDDFLAEYLGAVEERYGSPEEPES is encoded by the coding sequence ATGTGGCGTTCCCGGACCAACCGGGACCGGAAAGCGGTCGTCTGTATCGCCTGCGGAACGGACGTGCTGCGGAGCGAGGCGCGCGAGTACGACAAGCACGGCGACCGCTGGGACCGGCACGGGAAGGAGTTCGAACACCTCTGTAAACCCTGCTACCGGGAGCTGTGTCACCAGCCGCGTGACGAACTCGAGTCGCTCCTCGTCGGCATCGAGACCGACGGGCAGAGTCGAGACGACTTCCTGGCCGAGTACCTCGGTGCCGTCGAGGAACGGTACGGCTCGCCCGAGGAACCGGAGTCGTAG
- a CDS encoding ribonuclease catalytic domain-containing protein yields MSNDQAHAGTAEGQGPVRITSEIDRHLENKREELFEEFEIADAFPPEVLREAEARTEDVQNEIQSEVDERTDLRDLTTWTTDPADAQDFDDAISIEKGEETYTLWVHIADVTHYVHPESEMWAEAVRRGNTVYLPGYTIHMLPPTLAETVCSLVPNEDRLAHTVEMTLDRENLSFENIEIYKSVIESDERLTYTQCENRLDDEDAPLHDEATLAFELADQMHEQRKEDGSLVLNPSRDRAHTIIEECMLKANKAVTHVLMWNRGVEAMYRVHPQPTPDQWDKALKEIMELDGVSIPSGSWDDPRKSVNAALESAPPRALNKIQRAVLKVMPRAKYMNDPFGGHHALNFDIYGHFTSPIRRLSDLINHWIVHENDVPEDLIQLCDRASDRQKDAETAERLYKQFMEEIGLDPYAVNSRGVEVVDDDEIDDEDGIEY; encoded by the coding sequence ATGTCGAACGATCAGGCCCACGCCGGAACCGCCGAAGGGCAAGGGCCGGTGCGGATCACGTCGGAGATCGACAGACACCTCGAGAACAAACGCGAGGAACTGTTTGAGGAGTTCGAGATCGCCGACGCGTTCCCCCCGGAGGTCCTCCGTGAAGCCGAAGCCCGCACCGAAGACGTGCAAAACGAGATCCAGTCGGAGGTCGACGAACGCACGGACCTGCGCGACCTGACGACGTGGACGACCGACCCCGCCGACGCGCAGGACTTCGACGACGCCATCTCCATCGAGAAGGGAGAGGAGACGTACACGCTGTGGGTCCACATCGCCGACGTGACCCACTACGTCCACCCCGAGTCGGAGATGTGGGCCGAGGCCGTCCGCCGGGGCAACACGGTCTACCTGCCGGGCTACACGATCCACATGCTCCCGCCGACGCTCGCCGAGACGGTCTGTTCGCTCGTCCCGAACGAGGACCGACTGGCCCACACCGTCGAGATGACGCTGGACCGGGAGAACCTCTCCTTCGAGAACATCGAGATCTACAAGTCCGTCATCGAGTCGGACGAGCGCCTGACGTACACGCAGTGTGAGAACCGACTGGACGACGAAGACGCCCCCCTCCACGACGAGGCGACCCTCGCGTTCGAACTCGCCGACCAGATGCACGAACAGCGCAAAGAGGACGGGAGTCTCGTCTTGAACCCCTCGCGGGACCGCGCCCACACCATCATCGAGGAGTGCATGCTGAAGGCGAACAAGGCCGTCACGCACGTCCTGATGTGGAACCGTGGCGTCGAGGCGATGTACCGCGTCCACCCGCAACCGACCCCGGACCAGTGGGACAAGGCGCTGAAGGAGATCATGGAACTCGACGGCGTCTCCATCCCGAGCGGTTCGTGGGACGACCCCCGGAAGTCGGTCAACGCGGCGTTAGAGTCCGCGCCGCCGCGCGCGCTCAACAAGATCCAGCGTGCCGTGCTGAAGGTGATGCCCCGCGCGAAGTACATGAACGACCCCTTCGGCGGCCACCACGCGCTGAACTTCGACATCTACGGCCACTTCACCAGTCCGATCCGCCGCCTCTCCGATCTGATCAACCACTGGATCGTCCACGAGAACGACGTGCCCGAAGACCTGATCCAGTTGTGTGACCGCGCCTCCGACCGCCAGAAGGACGCCGAGACCGCAGAACGCCTCTACAAGCAGTTCATGGAGGAGATCGGTCTCGACCCCTACGCCGTCAACTCCCGTGGCGTCGAGGTCGTCGACGACGACGAGATCGACGACGAAGACGGTATCGAGTACTGA
- a CDS encoding DolP-mannose mannosyltransferase, giving the protein MFALQLVRERIERLREERDLSRETLTAAWQSYYWIVAGLLAACGVAATGRAFVRRHGFGPPLPHNDSVILEYVGWFVADGNTLYTDIWEIKPPLAFLPTYLFAQVTGTNMYAHHLLGIATTATGLVLTVALTARIVGTLTESPVAGLAAGVTFLVLPDLFYLPWLGYKAKMMVYVFGLAALDRAVHDRHFTSGLLAGLAVGFWQLSVVFPLLTTIYTLRNRSFTDLKRHVAGGAAAVGVIGTSLLLYADVGGFLAEVVLGPLVLQSETGAFDLRTYFLFFNNDLGRWVTLVGAGGLGLALLEAGKMGLTALDVDGLGLTVFDTDRHQTWPLAVGGLLVTLIVVFIDFDGLWDMVYPLVFTALGVGILVSYLPRRVGIALLVVFALLLVPTFGPSEFVRQDPVEMESSDGLPPALDSEREHVYWTAQSVRSCRFFGGGTQQSILQYYPEADSLAEAPCGDVGLYWAVTRERLSSALPSPLGAQADAGSVTPTAQPGVTVTDEGFDYRVENDSVDVTVPLVNEADERRPAEVVVEVVTDGETVTRCREPSLAGGERTTLRFRFEEVSTDSLSISLWVDDDRAPSTACR; this is encoded by the coding sequence GTGTTCGCCCTCCAGCTCGTTCGAGAGCGCATCGAGCGTCTCCGCGAGGAGAGAGATCTCTCGCGTGAGACACTCACCGCAGCGTGGCAGAGCTACTACTGGATCGTGGCCGGACTCCTCGCGGCGTGTGGCGTCGCGGCGACCGGCCGGGCGTTCGTCCGGCGTCACGGCTTCGGGCCGCCACTCCCCCACAACGACTCGGTGATCTTGGAGTACGTCGGGTGGTTCGTCGCCGACGGCAATACACTGTACACCGACATCTGGGAGATCAAGCCGCCGCTGGCGTTCCTCCCGACGTACCTCTTCGCGCAGGTCACCGGGACGAACATGTACGCGCATCACCTCCTCGGCATCGCCACGACGGCGACCGGACTGGTTCTCACGGTCGCGTTGACGGCTCGCATCGTCGGCACGCTCACCGAGTCGCCGGTCGCTGGGCTGGCCGCCGGCGTCACGTTCTTGGTGCTTCCCGACCTGTTCTACCTCCCGTGGCTGGGGTACAAAGCCAAGATGATGGTCTACGTGTTCGGGCTGGCGGCACTCGACCGTGCCGTCCACGACCGACACTTCACCAGCGGGCTACTGGCGGGGCTCGCCGTCGGCTTCTGGCAACTCTCGGTCGTCTTCCCCCTGCTCACGACCATCTACACCCTCCGAAATCGGTCGTTCACCGACCTCAAGCGCCACGTCGCGGGCGGTGCCGCCGCCGTCGGGGTGATCGGGACCAGTCTCCTGCTCTACGCCGACGTCGGCGGGTTCCTCGCCGAAGTGGTACTCGGACCGCTCGTCTTGCAGTCCGAGACCGGGGCCTTCGACCTCCGGACCTACTTCCTCTTTTTCAACAACGACCTCGGACGCTGGGTCACGCTCGTCGGTGCCGGGGGACTGGGACTCGCGCTCCTCGAAGCCGGTAAGATGGGGCTCACCGCTCTCGATGTCGACGGACTGGGACTCACCGTGTTCGATACTGACCGGCACCAGACGTGGCCGCTCGCCGTGGGCGGCCTGCTCGTGACGCTCATCGTCGTGTTCATCGACTTCGACGGCCTGTGGGACATGGTCTACCCACTCGTGTTCACGGCACTGGGCGTGGGTATCCTGGTGAGTTACCTCCCGCGTCGTGTCGGCATCGCACTCCTCGTCGTCTTCGCGCTCCTGCTGGTCCCGACGTTCGGGCCGAGTGAGTTCGTCCGGCAGGACCCGGTGGAGATGGAGTCGTCCGACGGACTCCCGCCGGCACTCGACAGCGAGCGTGAGCACGTCTACTGGACGGCTCAGTCGGTCCGGTCGTGTCGATTCTTCGGTGGGGGGACCCAACAGAGTATCCTGCAGTACTATCCCGAGGCCGACTCGCTCGCGGAGGCTCCGTGCGGGGACGTCGGTCTCTACTGGGCCGTCACACGAGAGCGTCTGTCGAGTGCCCTGCCGAGTCCACTGGGGGCACAGGCTGACGCCGGGAGCGTGACGCCCACCGCGCAGCCGGGAGTGACGGTCACCGACGAGGGGTTCGACTACCGGGTCGAGAACGACTCCGTCGACGTGACGGTCCCGCTGGTGAACGAGGCCGACGAGCGACGGCCCGCCGAGGTCGTCGTCGAAGTAGTCACGGACGGCGAGACGGTCACACGCTGCCGGGAACCGTCCCTGGCCGGCGGTGAACGGACGACCCTCCGGTTCCGCTTCGAGGAGGTGTCGACCGACTCGCTGTCGATCAGTCTCTGGGTCGACGACGACCGAGCCCCGTCGACGGCGTGTCGATGA
- a CDS encoding tyrosine-type recombinase/integrase translates to MKLKPTPPRDALTRYLRDKRTHVSAKSVANYKSTLQRFCDWLDDNGIHDLRDLDSEIIQQYTEYRLESIKPISARNDLRTITNYVRFCESVNAVPQGLGDLIRIPRVPEEDEVNDSLLTKEEADAILPHLAKFEYASDRHVIVLILWKTGMRISGLRALDVTDFDDARPALAVRHRPDTGTPLKRRSKGERDVLIAQATADVIRDYIRQNRPDVTDEYDREPLIATDHGRIVRTGIQRHVYTATRPCTYNGGDCPFKDDPADCGAMTWNTASKCPGSVSPHALRRGYVTAARNAGQPKDVTGERVNMSGRVLDKHYDKGNHADKAERRREFIRDV, encoded by the coding sequence ATGAAACTGAAGCCAACGCCCCCACGAGACGCACTGACCCGATACCTCCGAGACAAGCGAACCCACGTCTCGGCGAAATCGGTCGCCAATTACAAATCCACCCTCCAACGGTTCTGCGACTGGTTAGACGACAACGGAATCCACGACCTGCGCGACCTCGACAGCGAGATCATTCAACAGTACACCGAGTACCGACTTGAGAGTATCAAGCCGATCAGCGCGCGCAACGACCTGCGGACCATCACCAACTACGTCCGCTTCTGCGAATCAGTCAACGCCGTCCCCCAAGGTCTCGGAGACCTCATTCGCATCCCTCGCGTTCCCGAAGAAGACGAGGTAAACGACTCACTGCTCACGAAAGAGGAAGCCGACGCGATACTCCCGCACCTCGCAAAGTTCGAGTACGCGAGCGACCGCCACGTCATCGTCCTGATCCTGTGGAAGACAGGCATGAGGATAAGCGGCCTTCGCGCGTTAGACGTGACCGACTTCGATGACGCGCGTCCGGCCCTCGCCGTTCGACACCGACCGGATACCGGAACGCCCCTCAAGCGGCGAAGCAAGGGGGAACGAGACGTACTGATCGCCCAAGCTACCGCCGACGTGATCCGCGACTACATCCGGCAGAACCGCCCGGACGTCACCGACGAGTACGACAGAGAGCCGCTTATCGCCACAGACCACGGGCGGATCGTTCGCACCGGGATACAGCGGCACGTCTACACCGCGACCCGACCGTGTACGTACAACGGCGGGGACTGCCCGTTCAAAGACGATCCTGCCGACTGCGGAGCGATGACGTGGAATACTGCCTCGAAGTGTCCCGGCTCAGTCAGCCCTCACGCACTCCGCCGGGGCTACGTGACTGCCGCCCGGAACGCGGGACAGCCGAAGGACGTCACAGGCGAGCGAGTCAACATGAGCGGGCGGGTTCTCGACAAGCACTACGACAAGGGAAATCACGCAGACAAGGCAGAACGGCGACGGGAGTTCATCAGAGACGTATGA